The Paenarthrobacter aurescens region ACTGATTGTTCGAGTTCGCGGGCAATACGGTCTGATTTCTTCACAACTACCTCCCGATACACATGCTCGTTTGTTGCTAGCCTACGTCGCTTGTGGAACACCGGCTATTCCTCTGTCCGAGATCGTCCAGGATTTCACCGAGCGCGGAACCGGCTTTACAGCCGGACGGGCGTTGACCCTGCATGGAAGAATGGGGCCATGACCATCGCAACCGCAAAAGCAACGATCCACACGAGCCTCGGCGACATCAAGGTTGACCTCTTCGGCAACCACGCCCCCAAGACGGTCGCCAACTTCATTGGCCTGGCCACGGGCGAAAAGTCCTGGAACCACCCGGAAACCGGCGAAGACAAGACCGGCACCCCCCTGTACAACGGCACCATTTTCCACCGGATCATCAAAGACTTCATGATCCAGGCAGGCGATCCCCTGGGACGCGGCGTGGGTGGCCCGGGCTACCAGTTTGATGACGAAATCCACCCGGAACTGACCTTCAACGCTCCGTACAAGCTTGCAATGGCCAACGCCGGCATCCAGATGGGCAAGGGCACCAACGGGTCACAGTTCTTCATCACCACCGTCAACACCGATTGGCTGTTCGGCAAGCACAGCATCTTCGGCGAAGTAACGGATGAGGAATCCCGCAAGGTTGTGGACGCCATCGAGTCCGTCCGCACCGGCATGGGCGACCGCCCGGTTGAGGATGTTGTCATCAACAGCATCGACATCGAACAGCTCTAATCACACGCTGAACCAGAGCTCATGAGTTACGGAATTCCGTCGGCAGAGCCGTCCGCTGATATTCCGGTGTGCCCACGGCACCCGGACAGGCCCTCCTATGTGCGCTGCCAGCGCTGTGGGCGCCCTGCGTGCCCTGAGTGCCAGCGGACGGCAGCCGTCGGATTCCAATGTGTTGACTGCGTCAACGAACAAAAACGTACGACGCCGGCATACAAGTCCCCTTACGGCGGAGCCTTGGCAGTGGGCCGGCCTTTGGTGACGTACGTGATCATCGGCCTGTGTGCACTCGTCTACGCTCTTCAGTGGTTGCTGCCGGGGGACGCGGTTTTCCAGAATTTCGCGTTCGCGAACGTCTTCGCAGAGAACCAGCCTTGGCGCATGCTGACGTCAGCGTTCCTGCACTCCCAAGGATTCCTGCTCCACATAGTCCTGAACATGTACACGCTGTGGATCTTCGGACAGGCCCTTGAGCCTTTGCTCGGGCGTATCCGCTTCCTCGCTGTGTACCTTATCTCCGCAGTCGGTGGCTCAGTGGGCTTCCTGCTGCTCACCCCGGACCGGCCCTTGGTGGGCGTGGTAGGTGCTTCCGGCGCCATCTTCGGCCTCTTCGGTGCCATGCTTGTT contains the following coding sequences:
- a CDS encoding rhomboid family intramembrane serine protease gives rise to the protein MSYGIPSAEPSADIPVCPRHPDRPSYVRCQRCGRPACPECQRTAAVGFQCVDCVNEQKRTTPAYKSPYGGALAVGRPLVTYVIIGLCALVYALQWLLPGDAVFQNFAFANVFAENQPWRMLTSAFLHSQGFLLHIVLNMYTLWIFGQALEPLLGRIRFLAVYLISAVGGSVGFLLLTPDRPLVGVVGASGAIFGLFGAMLVVQRHRGGETKQLWVLIAINGAIGFFVPSIAWQAHLGGLITGGLAAAAIAYAPRGKNQALMQAGGLILVAGLLAVVTWFRVTSG
- a CDS encoding peptidylprolyl isomerase, which encodes MTIATAKATIHTSLGDIKVDLFGNHAPKTVANFIGLATGEKSWNHPETGEDKTGTPLYNGTIFHRIIKDFMIQAGDPLGRGVGGPGYQFDDEIHPELTFNAPYKLAMANAGIQMGKGTNGSQFFITTVNTDWLFGKHSIFGEVTDEESRKVVDAIESVRTGMGDRPVEDVVINSIDIEQL